Proteins encoded by one window of Rutidosis leptorrhynchoides isolate AG116_Rl617_1_P2 chromosome 7, CSIRO_AGI_Rlap_v1, whole genome shotgun sequence:
- the LOC139856906 gene encoding uncharacterized protein isoform X2: protein MLVFHQELNISGNKTMNEMNHAIERSRKVVYQPVILGIQTPDTLKGQDTRHHVTTHNQPNNSPSSSTSITPQYTHPPHHAPSPEDVEETRTDPEETQEPELSDPKGKKPKRVKVPWTDEESRILAECWVRVSENMDDGNSQTKDSFWGAVRKQYNSLVSEARRGDQLTGKWSKMSKDIRRFVRIYSKLEESGVSDADIMSHSRKAFKEQTGRQFTFEDAWRVLKDCPKFLSFDGVMSNKRKTPTYQDVFPDEPINQKDDNPNPSPPGRGKSQRSTVEDSARVSSEMLNRELNFSGNKTMDDMDQAIKRPKKVVYQPVVLGMQTANTLKGQVSIKMDSQLLKETGHHVSTHNLPNNSPFTLTSSSVTSQFTEPQHQTPFEEVEETQAEPEPEETQEPKQSDPKGKKPKRVTVPWTDEESRILAECWARVSENVGVGNSDTNDSFWGAVRKQYNSLVSEARRADQITGKWSKMSKDIKRFIGIHSKLAEHCTNGASDADIMSHSRKAFKEQTGRPFNLEEAWLVLKDCPKFLSSESVMSNKRKTPIDQHVFPDEPINQEDDNLNPNPNSNPNHFESLFRDDLIRRPPGRGKSQRSSGLSDAASRLSSEEARQSIVNSANEARHTMIKLAKESETRTMLKCLKLLSQPVSTDLPPDEYQMVMKARAKLKKKYAKAFEDTDDEE, encoded by the exons GAGCTTAATATATCTGGCAATAAGACAATGAATGAGATGAATCATGCGATTGAACGCTCTAGAAAG GTTGTGTATCAACCAGTTATATTAGGAATTCAAACTCCTGATACACTGAAAGGCCAA GATACTAGACACCATGTAACAACCCATAACCAACCAAATAACTCCCCCTCATCGTCCACTTCCATAACTCCACAATATACTCATCCGCCACATCACGCACCGTCACCCGAGGACGTTGAAGAAACCCGAACCGATCCCGAAGAAACCCAAGAACCCGAACTATCCGACCCGAAAGGTAAAAAGCCAAAAAGGGTTAAAGTACCTTGGACCGACGAAGAAAGTCGGATTTTGGCCGAGTGTTGGGTTCGCGTTTCTGAAAATATGGATGACGGCAACTCTCAAACAAAGGATTCTTTTTGGGGCGCCGTCCGAAAACAATATAATTCACTCGTGAGCGAGGCCCGACGAGGGGATCAATTGACCGGGAAATGGAGTAAGATGTCAAAAGACATAAGACGATTCGTAAGAATTTACTCCAAACTTGAAGAAAGTGGAGTTTCGGACGCGGATATCATGTCGCATTCACGAAAGGCCTTCAAGGAACAAACCGGGAGGCAATTCACGTTTGAAGATGCGTGGCGCGTTCTCAAAGATTGTCCCAAATTCTTAAGTTTTGATGGTGTCATGAGCAACAAAAGAAAGACACCAACCTATCAAGATGTATTCCCCGATGAACCGATCAATCAAAAGGATGACAACCCGAACCCGAGTCCACCGGGTCGTGGAAAGAGTCAACGGAGTACGGTTGAAGACAGTGCTCGTGTTTCATCAG AAATGTTAAATCGGGAGCTTAATTTTTCTGGCAATAAGACAATGGATGACATGGATCAGGCGATTAAACGCCCTAAAAAG GTGGTTTATCAACCAGTTGTTTTGGGAATGCAAACTGCTAATACTCTAAAAGGCCAA GTCTCTATTAAAATGGATTCCCAGCTTTTGAAGGAGACTGGACACCATGTTTCAACCCATAATTTACCAAATAACTCCCCCTTCACATTAACGTCTAGTTCAGTAACTTCACAATTTACCGAGCCACAACATCAAACACCATTCGAGGAGGTTGAAGAAACCCAAGCCGAACCCGAACCCGAAGAAACCCAAGAACCCAAACAATCCGACCCGAAAGGTAAAAAGCCAAAAAGGGTTACAGTGCCTTGGACCGACGAGGAAAGTCGGATATTGGCCGAGTGTTGGGCCCGCGTTTCTGAAAATGTGGGTGTCGGAAATTCTGATACAAATGATTCTTTTTGGGGTGCCGTCCGAAAACAATACAATTCACTTGTGAGCGAGGCTCGACGAGCGGATCAAATAACTGGGAAATGGAGTAAGATGTCAAAAGATATAAAGCGATTCATAGGAATTCACTCCAAACTTGCAGAGCATTGCACAAATGGAGCTTCGGACGCGGATATTATGTCACACTCGCGAAAGGCCTTCAAGGAACAAACCGGGAGGCCATTCAACCTTGAAGAGGCGTGGCTCGTTCTTAAAGATTGTCCCAAATTCTTAAGTTCTGAAAGTGTCATGAGCAACAAAAGAAAGACACCAATCGATCAACATGTATTCCCCGATGAACCAATCAATCAGGAGGATGACAACCTGAACCCGAACCCGAACTCGAACCCGAATCATTTTGAGAGTCTATTTCGAGATGATCTCATCCGCCGTCCACCGGGTCGTGGCAAGAGTCAACGGAGTTCAGGTTTGTCGGATGCGGCATCTCGTTTGTCGTCTGAGGAAGCCCGGCAATCAATTGTCAATTCCGCAAATGAAGCAAGACATACTATGATAAAGCTAGCAAAGGAAAGCGAGACGCGTACGATGTTAAAATGCTTAAAACTTCTCTCCCAACCTGTATCAACCGACTTGCCTCCCGACGAATACCAGATGGTCATGAAAGCTAGGGCGAAACTTAAAAAGAAATATGCAAAGGCGTTTGAAGATACCGATGATGAAGAATAG
- the LOC139856906 gene encoding uncharacterized protein isoform X3: MLIQELNISGNKTMNEMNHAIERSRKVVYQPVILGIQTPDTLKGQDTRHHVTTHNQPNNSPSSSTSITPQYTHPPHHAPSPEDVEETRTDPEETQEPELSDPKGKKPKRVKVPWTDEESRILAECWVRVSENMDDGNSQTKDSFWGAVRKQYNSLVSEARRGDQLTGKWSKMSKDIRRFVRIYSKLEESGVSDADIMSHSRKAFKEQTGRQFTFEDAWRVLKDCPKFLSFDGVMSNKRKTPTYQDVFPDEPINQKDDNPNPSPPGRGKSQRSTVEDSARVSSEMLNRELNFSGNKTMDDMDQAIKRPKKVVYQPVVLGMQTANTLKGQVSIKMDSQLLKETGHHVSTHNLPNNSPFTLTSSSVTSQFTEPQHQTPFEEVEETQAEPEPEETQEPKQSDPKGKKPKRVTVPWTDEESRILAECWARVSENVGVGNSDTNDSFWGAVRKQYNSLVSEARRADQITGKWSKMSKDIKRFIGIHSKLAEHCTNGASDADIMSHSRKAFKEQTGRPFNLEEAWLVLKDCPKFLSSESVMSNKRKTPIDQHVFPDEPINQEDDNLNPNPNSNPNHFESLFRDDLIRRPPGRGKSQRSSGLSDAASRLSSEEARQSIVNSANEARHTMIKLAKESETRTMLKCLKLLSQPVSTDLPPDEYQMVMKARAKLKKKYAKAFEDTDDEE, encoded by the exons ATGTTAATTCAGGAGCTTAATATATCTGGCAATAAGACAATGAATGAGATGAATCATGCGATTGAACGCTCTAGAAAG GTTGTGTATCAACCAGTTATATTAGGAATTCAAACTCCTGATACACTGAAAGGCCAA GATACTAGACACCATGTAACAACCCATAACCAACCAAATAACTCCCCCTCATCGTCCACTTCCATAACTCCACAATATACTCATCCGCCACATCACGCACCGTCACCCGAGGACGTTGAAGAAACCCGAACCGATCCCGAAGAAACCCAAGAACCCGAACTATCCGACCCGAAAGGTAAAAAGCCAAAAAGGGTTAAAGTACCTTGGACCGACGAAGAAAGTCGGATTTTGGCCGAGTGTTGGGTTCGCGTTTCTGAAAATATGGATGACGGCAACTCTCAAACAAAGGATTCTTTTTGGGGCGCCGTCCGAAAACAATATAATTCACTCGTGAGCGAGGCCCGACGAGGGGATCAATTGACCGGGAAATGGAGTAAGATGTCAAAAGACATAAGACGATTCGTAAGAATTTACTCCAAACTTGAAGAAAGTGGAGTTTCGGACGCGGATATCATGTCGCATTCACGAAAGGCCTTCAAGGAACAAACCGGGAGGCAATTCACGTTTGAAGATGCGTGGCGCGTTCTCAAAGATTGTCCCAAATTCTTAAGTTTTGATGGTGTCATGAGCAACAAAAGAAAGACACCAACCTATCAAGATGTATTCCCCGATGAACCGATCAATCAAAAGGATGACAACCCGAACCCGAGTCCACCGGGTCGTGGAAAGAGTCAACGGAGTACGGTTGAAGACAGTGCTCGTGTTTCATCAG AAATGTTAAATCGGGAGCTTAATTTTTCTGGCAATAAGACAATGGATGACATGGATCAGGCGATTAAACGCCCTAAAAAG GTGGTTTATCAACCAGTTGTTTTGGGAATGCAAACTGCTAATACTCTAAAAGGCCAA GTCTCTATTAAAATGGATTCCCAGCTTTTGAAGGAGACTGGACACCATGTTTCAACCCATAATTTACCAAATAACTCCCCCTTCACATTAACGTCTAGTTCAGTAACTTCACAATTTACCGAGCCACAACATCAAACACCATTCGAGGAGGTTGAAGAAACCCAAGCCGAACCCGAACCCGAAGAAACCCAAGAACCCAAACAATCCGACCCGAAAGGTAAAAAGCCAAAAAGGGTTACAGTGCCTTGGACCGACGAGGAAAGTCGGATATTGGCCGAGTGTTGGGCCCGCGTTTCTGAAAATGTGGGTGTCGGAAATTCTGATACAAATGATTCTTTTTGGGGTGCCGTCCGAAAACAATACAATTCACTTGTGAGCGAGGCTCGACGAGCGGATCAAATAACTGGGAAATGGAGTAAGATGTCAAAAGATATAAAGCGATTCATAGGAATTCACTCCAAACTTGCAGAGCATTGCACAAATGGAGCTTCGGACGCGGATATTATGTCACACTCGCGAAAGGCCTTCAAGGAACAAACCGGGAGGCCATTCAACCTTGAAGAGGCGTGGCTCGTTCTTAAAGATTGTCCCAAATTCTTAAGTTCTGAAAGTGTCATGAGCAACAAAAGAAAGACACCAATCGATCAACATGTATTCCCCGATGAACCAATCAATCAGGAGGATGACAACCTGAACCCGAACCCGAACTCGAACCCGAATCATTTTGAGAGTCTATTTCGAGATGATCTCATCCGCCGTCCACCGGGTCGTGGCAAGAGTCAACGGAGTTCAGGTTTGTCGGATGCGGCATCTCGTTTGTCGTCTGAGGAAGCCCGGCAATCAATTGTCAATTCCGCAAATGAAGCAAGACATACTATGATAAAGCTAGCAAAGGAAAGCGAGACGCGTACGATGTTAAAATGCTTAAAACTTCTCTCCCAACCTGTATCAACCGACTTGCCTCCCGACGAATACCAGATGGTCATGAAAGCTAGGGCGAAACTTAAAAAGAAATATGCAAAGGCGTTTGAAGATACCGATGATGAAGAATAG